The DNA sequence TTCCATTAAGTTCGTTTTTTAAAACTCGACCTACTTGACCGTAACTTGCTTTTAAGTTGAAGACCGTCTTAGTATTACTTATACGtgctatataaaaaaaactcgTATATGAcgcaaaatgaaattttaaatcataAGAAAGATAGCGCGTACAAATCGAAATCACATCTTTCGTTAATTTAAGATTCTACTCGTATCATATCTGACTCACGGGAGTGCAGAGAGATGGCCGGACTCATTGCAAAAGATCCTTGTACAATCACGAATGTGTTCACCAACTGAGAGTGTTTCGTCATTCCACTGACAATTTCCTGAAAAAAATTCcgttttgattttttaatgttCAGAGAATATCAATCGATTATTTGAACAATAGACATTGTTTATTGCATATCTGATCCAATATTcactaattttttcttttatttcacaaTCATCATTGTAGAGTCTTGTCTATATCGATATAGTATAAGTTTTACTATAGTATATAAAgcttacatattatatactatcgatCGAAGTTTCTACGGTTAAGAGTCATCACTATAGATGTTCAAGGAAACTATGGTTCAACTAATTCACTGAATcggatttttaaatattgaaactTTTCAAGAATTTGATCAACTCTTCTATAAACTAATCATTTGTATGtacttttgttgttattgaacacaacaaaatgtttaattttttttaccttcaACTTGCCAGAATAGACATAATGCAATTAATATTCCACAAAATACGAATATAGATTTCATCTTGttcatttaataatgatacgtCTAGCATCGATCGTGAAACACTACtaatataatctaatataatCTTTGCTTGCTTTTATATGTTTTGCACGAGCTTCggagaaaaaattgtttatatattcgGGCATGAAGAGGTGGCGTGTTTTAGAATAAAACTGACTCATTTCAAcatgaaataaatcatttaaatgttATCTTCAGATATAATTTCATCATAGTATATCTTTACTTATGCTGTACGTTTTTTATAACGTACGCATATACATTGTATAACGCGGATGTTAGATTCgagaaaagttaataaaattaaatattgtacatatagaaaattatgGATGAAAAAGGTACATATaccttaattattaattaattatgtatgaTATTTACTAGGAAATAATGTTTTGCGATCGGTCAAGATAAATGCACACTTACGATTTAACTGATTCGTCCACTCTACACAGATTATCggattaattgttattaacaattacaattgttaagagaaaatttcattatttgttaTTCGTTGTTCGTTAAAAATTCGCCAAAACAATAGCATGTATATGCACAGAAAAGAGGTGCGTCTGTATCAATTACTAGAAAAAATCTAAGCTTTATCCTAATACGTAGCGTAGGGataggaataaagaaaagagatatgacaaattaaaaatgttctaAGAAGTATGTTATAATTCATTTCACCTATTGATAAAGTCACATAAATAATTGATactttatattaatgtatgatatataaaatcctTTGGATTACATAGATaagtattatgtataatttatgaatTGTAGAAACTATAGTTTAGGAATCATCAATTTTCTGCGTATTCATATATGATGCATATCTTATCACAGGTGAGTAACCGGCGGCTCGTTATACATttgcataaagaaaaaaatttccattATTTGATACcgctttttttattgtttcgtgCATGCacagttattgtttttaagaaCTTGAATAGTGGAGAATATTGGACTGATCGACTTGCGACCTATGACTTATAAGATATCTCaatacttttttaaatttatttaaaaagttaaaacaAGATAGTTGTTGTTCCagtaaaataaacatttaaatgttattcgtcatcatattaagaattattttattaacgatgtaAAATGTGTTTTTCTAatctgtattttatattaacattttatttctattaggATCATAAATCTATAAtgtataacattaaaaacatacgtacgtatatggtttctattacgtttttgttttcttttacacTTACAGGACAGATGACGTATATACTTCGACTCGTTTAAATTCGGAAGAATTGTATCGTGAGAGATTCATCAGCGATAGTCTTTTCGTGGCGAACACTTTGCATCCTCCGGATGTTAATTCTACTTTCTTGAGGACGTCGAACAATCAATCGAACGTGGAACAAATA is a window from the Vespa crabro chromosome 17, iyVesCrab1.2, whole genome shotgun sequence genome containing:
- the LOC124430193 gene encoding uncharacterized protein LOC124430193 — encoded protein: MNKMKSIFVFCGILIALCLFWQVEGNCQWNDETLSVGEHIRDCTRIFCNESGHLSALPCPVYTCEEIIGYEDKDLSKPFPECCGGPICKS